The following coding sequences lie in one Sinorhizobium fredii USDA 257 genomic window:
- a CDS encoding COG4223 family protein gives MVSEKPPRRSQPEKEPLTIDLEAERTVTEETESIASQEPVTDEPAEISATPDTTETVAGDADADEAQKDEVKADEAGKEDAELKAEAEEDRAGAAAAAFDEEPPHLSNRTTLEPGRKQATSAGALAAGIFGGLVALLGAGVLQYAGYVPAPGPDRSNGSVEQNLASEIEAIKAELQSRPDAPAAAVDIAPLESRLAALEQAAPSGATAPDVTALQADVANLSKEIAALKTELADARQSADAAKAELAGRIDQAEQKLNEPVNDIEMAKAVAVTALKTAIDRGGPFVAELDALRSIAPEDAAVKELADDAATGVATRTELRSEFPTVATAMLDALHQPDPNEGILSRLFSSAMSGIRVRPVGSVEGDTPEAVIARIEDKLNNGDLKGASLEWESLPESAKTAGQDFKTKLDQRLRVETAIGAAVAATMTRTGTQG, from the coding sequence ATGGTATCGGAAAAGCCGCCGCGCCGCTCGCAACCGGAAAAGGAACCGCTGACGATCGACCTCGAGGCGGAGAGAACCGTCACCGAAGAGACCGAGTCGATCGCCAGCCAGGAGCCGGTGACCGACGAGCCGGCGGAGATCTCAGCGACACCGGACACGACGGAGACGGTCGCGGGCGACGCCGACGCGGATGAGGCCCAGAAGGATGAGGTCAAGGCGGATGAGGCGGGGAAAGAAGACGCCGAGCTGAAGGCGGAGGCAGAAGAAGACCGCGCCGGCGCAGCCGCCGCCGCGTTCGACGAGGAGCCTCCGCATCTGAGCAACCGCACGACTCTCGAGCCCGGGAGAAAACAGGCGACGAGCGCCGGGGCGCTTGCCGCCGGCATTTTCGGCGGTCTCGTCGCGCTTCTCGGCGCCGGCGTGTTGCAATATGCCGGCTATGTTCCTGCGCCTGGGCCGGATCGCAGCAACGGATCGGTCGAGCAGAACCTGGCGAGCGAAATCGAAGCGATCAAGGCCGAGCTTCAATCGCGCCCGGATGCCCCGGCAGCCGCCGTCGATATCGCTCCCCTGGAAAGCCGCCTTGCCGCACTTGAACAGGCGGCCCCCTCCGGTGCGACCGCACCCGATGTCACGGCGCTCCAGGCCGATGTCGCCAACCTGAGCAAGGAAATCGCCGCACTGAAAACCGAGCTTGCCGATGCCCGGCAGTCGGCGGACGCCGCCAAGGCCGAACTTGCCGGCCGCATCGATCAGGCGGAGCAGAAACTCAACGAACCGGTCAACGACATCGAGATGGCGAAGGCCGTCGCCGTGACCGCACTGAAGACGGCGATCGATCGCGGCGGACCGTTCGTCGCCGAGCTCGACGCGCTGCGCAGCATCGCGCCCGAGGATGCGGCGGTAAAAGAGCTTGCCGACGACGCCGCGACCGGCGTCGCCACGCGAACGGAACTGCGCAGTGAGTTTCCGACCGTGGCGACGGCGATGCTCGACGCCCTGCATCAGCCCGACCCGAACGAGGGCATCCTTTCCCGTCTCTTTTCGAGCGCCATGTCCGGCATTCGCGTCCGGCCGGTCGGCAGCGTCGAGGGCGACACGCCGGAGGCGGTGATCGCCCGCATCGAGGACAAGCTCAACAATGGCGATCTCAAGGGGGCTTCGCTGGAATGGGAAAGCCTCCCCGAGTCAGCGAAAACCGCCGGTCAGGATTTCAAGACGAAGCTCGACCAGCGATTGCGCGTCGAGACCGCCATCGGCGCGGCCGTGGCGGCGACCATGACGCGAACCGGCACGCAAGGCTAA
- a CDS encoding heme biosynthesis protein HemY — protein sequence MVRILFFILLVLALALGFAWLADRPGELSLIWQGQRIEMSLMRAATILISLFAAILIVAWLIRTIWLSPHTVTRYFRARKRDRGYQALSTGLIAAGAGDATLARKMVGRARGLIRIDQEPLIHLLEAQTALIEGKYDDARKKFELMAEDAETRELGLRGLYLEAKRLGANEAARQYAERAAEKAPHLSWATLATLDQRSQAGQWDEAIRLLDQSRAANVLDKKEANRKKAVLLTARATSKLEADPKAARDDALAALKLDDRLVPAALVAAKALFREDNLRKGASVLEKIWKQDPHPEVARLYVRARGGDSAVDRLKRAKRLETLRGNNAVSLATVAEAALEARELELSRIKAEAAARLAPSESIFLLLADIEEADTGDEGRIRHWMAQALRSPRDPAWTADGVTSPTWLPVSPVSGRLDAFEWKAPPSPLAGTTENGRLSGDDAIRSLPPVAPDQQMAIREAPPTAKAEESRPVLEAELPTPTPTLIKVPERKEPVAPPAKSEETRPEEEEEAPFFGRPPDDPGVRERAVEEGNKAGLRLF from the coding sequence ATGGTCCGGATACTGTTCTTCATCCTGCTCGTCCTCGCGCTCGCGCTCGGCTTTGCCTGGCTCGCGGATCGGCCGGGGGAATTATCGCTGATCTGGCAGGGCCAACGCATCGAGATGAGCCTGATGCGCGCCGCCACCATCCTGATTTCGCTCTTCGCCGCGATCCTTATCGTCGCCTGGCTGATCCGTACGATCTGGCTGTCGCCGCACACCGTGACGCGCTACTTCCGCGCCCGCAAGCGCGATCGCGGCTACCAGGCGCTGTCAACCGGACTGATTGCTGCAGGAGCGGGCGACGCGACACTGGCCCGCAAGATGGTAGGCCGCGCGCGCGGTCTGATCCGCATCGACCAGGAACCGCTCATTCATCTGCTGGAGGCGCAGACGGCGCTGATCGAAGGCAAGTATGACGACGCGCGCAAGAAATTCGAGCTGATGGCGGAAGACGCGGAGACGCGCGAGCTTGGCCTGCGTGGCCTCTATCTCGAGGCCAAGCGGCTCGGCGCCAACGAGGCCGCCCGCCAATATGCCGAACGGGCGGCCGAAAAGGCGCCGCATCTGTCCTGGGCGACCCTGGCGACCCTCGACCAGCGCAGCCAGGCGGGCCAGTGGGACGAAGCGATCCGTCTTCTGGACCAGAGCCGCGCCGCCAACGTCCTCGACAAGAAGGAAGCGAACCGGAAGAAGGCCGTGCTGCTCACCGCGCGAGCGACGAGCAAGCTTGAGGCCGATCCGAAAGCCGCCCGGGACGACGCGCTCGCGGCGCTGAAGCTCGACGATCGGCTGGTGCCGGCAGCGCTCGTCGCCGCGAAGGCGCTGTTTCGCGAGGACAACCTGCGCAAGGGTGCTTCGGTCCTCGAGAAGATCTGGAAACAGGACCCCCATCCGGAGGTGGCCCGGCTTTACGTGCGGGCGCGCGGCGGCGATTCCGCCGTCGACCGGCTGAAGCGCGCCAAGAGGCTCGAAACCCTGCGCGGCAACAATGCGGTTAGCCTGGCAACGGTCGCCGAGGCAGCGCTCGAGGCACGCGAGCTGGAGCTCTCCCGAATCAAGGCCGAAGCGGCCGCAAGGCTGGCGCCGAGCGAGAGCATCTTCCTGCTGCTTGCCGACATCGAGGAGGCCGATACCGGTGACGAGGGCCGCATCCGCCACTGGATGGCGCAGGCGCTCAGAAGCCCGCGCGACCCGGCCTGGACCGCCGACGGCGTGACCTCGCCGACCTGGCTGCCGGTGTCGCCGGTGAGCGGTCGGCTCGACGCCTTCGAATGGAAGGCACCCCCCTCGCCACTTGCCGGAACGACCGAGAACGGTCGTCTCAGCGGCGACGACGCGATCCGCAGCCTGCCGCCGGTCGCTCCCGACCAGCAGATGGCCATACGAGAAGCGCCGCCAACGGCCAAGGCCGAAGAAAGCCGGCCAGTGCTGGAAGCGGAGCTCCCAACGCCGACACCCACCCTGATAAAGGTGCCTGAGCGCAAGGAACCTGTCGCCCCGCCCGCTAAGAGCGAAGAGACTCGCCCCGAGGAAGAAGAGGAGGCGCCCTTCTTCGGGCGGCCGCCGGACGATCCCGGTGTTCGCGAGCGAGCTGTGGAGGAAGGCAACAAGGCCGGCCTCCGGCTGTTCTGA
- a CDS encoding tellurite resistance TerB family protein codes for MFERFRAFLEELTVPSARIDKDDPRVAVIGLCFQVMEADGAIRTSERRKMRKIIKEHYELDDAALNALVAAGETAESEAIDFYRFTSEIKRHLSEDQRVELVGMLWEIVYADGARSEMEDHAIWRIADLLGVSGRDRVLKRREAAAKIDMVEEENEAQQES; via the coding sequence ATGTTTGAACGGTTTCGAGCGTTTCTCGAGGAACTGACGGTTCCGTCCGCGCGTATCGACAAGGACGATCCGCGCGTCGCGGTGATCGGGCTCTGTTTCCAGGTGATGGAGGCGGATGGCGCCATCCGTACTTCGGAGCGGCGCAAGATGCGCAAGATCATCAAGGAGCACTACGAGCTCGACGATGCCGCCCTCAATGCCCTGGTCGCGGCGGGCGAAACGGCCGAGAGCGAGGCGATCGACTTCTACCGCTTCACCTCCGAGATCAAGCGCCACCTCTCGGAGGACCAGCGCGTCGAGCTTGTCGGCATGTTGTGGGAGATCGTCTACGCCGACGGCGCGCGCAGCGAAATGGAGGACCACGCTATCTGGCGGATCGCCGATCTCCTCGGCGTATCCGGCCGCGACCGGGTCTTGAAACGGCGGGAGGCAGCCGCCAAGATCGACATGGTCGAGGAGGAGAACGAGGCACAACAGGAAAGCTGA
- a CDS encoding glutamine amidotransferase, producing the protein MPPEAADDKRPILIVLHQERSSAGRVGHILEQKGFSLDIRRPALGDELPPTLEGHSGTIIFGGPMSANDEEEFVRREIDWLSVPLLENKPYLGICLGAQMLARNLGGKVAPHHEGMTEIGWYRLEATEAGKALLDWPAMVYHFHREGFDLPKGAELLATGDTYPNQAFRYGENAWGIQFHGELTRAMMHRWVVHGAHRFVLPGAQMGKAHLEGRMIHDHPLRTWMENFLELIFLGGDKGITATGEKLA; encoded by the coding sequence ATGCCGCCAGAAGCCGCCGACGACAAGAGACCGATCCTCATCGTCCTTCACCAGGAGCGTTCGAGCGCAGGCCGCGTCGGCCATATTCTTGAGCAGAAGGGCTTTTCGCTCGATATCCGGCGGCCGGCGCTTGGCGACGAGCTGCCGCCGACGCTCGAGGGTCATTCGGGAACAATCATCTTCGGCGGGCCGATGAGCGCTAACGACGAGGAGGAATTCGTTCGCCGCGAGATCGATTGGCTGTCGGTGCCGCTCCTTGAAAACAAGCCCTATCTCGGCATCTGCCTCGGGGCCCAGATGCTCGCCCGCAATCTCGGCGGCAAGGTCGCTCCCCACCACGAGGGCATGACCGAGATCGGCTGGTATCGGCTCGAGGCCACCGAAGCCGGCAAGGCGCTCCTCGACTGGCCCGCCATGGTCTACCACTTCCACCGTGAAGGCTTCGACCTTCCGAAGGGCGCCGAGTTGCTCGCGACCGGCGACACCTATCCGAACCAGGCCTTCCGCTACGGCGAGAACGCCTGGGGCATCCAATTTCACGGCGAACTGACGCGGGCGATGATGCATCGCTGGGTGGTGCACGGCGCCCACCGCTTCGTCCTGCCCGGCGCCCAGATGGGCAAGGCGCATCTCGAGGGCCGGATGATTCACGACCACCCCTTGCGGACCTGGATGGAGAATTTTCTCGAGCTGATCTTTTTGGGTGGCGACAAGGGGATCACTGCAACCGGGGAAAAGCTGGCGTAA